The nucleotide window CATATTTACAAACTGATGTAGCCGATAAACTTAAGAAGGCAGAAAAATTATTGCAATTAAAAGATTCGACACTCACCTTGTTGGTGTATGATTGTGTAAGACCATTGCATATACAGCAATTAATGTGGGACAGTTTGGATGTGCCATTGGCAGAGAAGAAAAATTTTCTCAGCAATCCCACAAATAAATCTCTACATAATTACGGTGCCGCTGTTGACTTAACTATTGCAACTATTCAGGGTGTGCCTTTAGATATGGGAACTCCTTATGATTTTATCGGGCAATTAGCTTATCCCACACTTGAAGAACAGATGTTGAAAGAAGGGAGGTTAACTGCAGATCAAATTGCGAATAGAAAATTATTGAGGTCGGTAATGTTTCAATCCGGATTTACAGGAATAGAAAGTGAATGGTGGCATTTTAATTCTTGCACAAGAGAAGAAGCAAATATGCGCTATAAAGTAATTGAATAAGAAGAAAAATTACTTACAATCTGAATCTTAATAGTCCAGCCGCAGCAGATACATAAGGAGAACTCTGACCAAACCATGTAGTAACATCTCTTGAAGCAACACCAATTTCCCAAATGCCGAAGTCAAGACCTAAACCAAAAGGAATTGCACTTTTATAACCACCGCCAACTGCAATACCGGAAGAAATTTTTAAAATTTTCAATACACGCAATTCAGCACCTAAACCAAAGTATGGTTCGGGGTAACTATTAGCAACTTCTACTAACGGCATTACCAGATCGGCACCCAATTGCAGGTTATTAAAAATGCGGTATCCAATCCCCAGCCTCAATGTTGTAGGCATTGACACACTTATTTTTTCAATACCATTATATTGAATGAGGTTTTCTTCATTTACAATATCATACATCATATCCACCGGATTGGTATTATCCAATCCTGAAAAACTCACAGTATCCAAAACAAAATCATTAAATGATATCAGGTTGGCGGTATAATTCATAGTACCGATGTTTACTACGGAAATTCCCACATCCAAATCTTTAAAGAGCGTAATATTTGCCCCCAAATCAAATCCCAAACCTTTACCCACAGGTTTGTAATTATTATAAATCTGAGAAGGTGTTTGTGTAGTTGTCAAATCAAATGGATTGTTTGAAATAGCAGTGTAACCACCAAGAAAATTTTCGTTTGCATTCAAATCATAGT belongs to Bacteroidota bacterium and includes:
- a CDS encoding M15 family metallopeptidase, translating into MIETESITIQIKDSLPPPPGKLESELIAAGLVNIADIIPGILVELRYSTTNNFLRKDMYGDLINAYLQTDVADKLKKAEKLLQLKDSTLTLLVYDCVRPLHIQQLMWDSLDVPLAEKKNFLSNPTNKSLHNYGAAVDLTIATIQGVPLDMGTPYDFIGQLAYPTLEEQMLKEGRLTADQIANRKLLRSVMFQSGFTGIESEWWHFNSCTREEANMRYKVIE